From a single Apium graveolens cultivar Ventura chromosome 2, ASM990537v1, whole genome shotgun sequence genomic region:
- the LOC141695867 gene encoding uncharacterized protein LOC141695867, whose protein sequence is MDGWQHARPVISIDGTFLKGRYRGKLLIAMGVDSNSHLFPLCYGLVDEETYGNWSWFLQHLQRHVCRQRTGVCIISDRAASIISALRDPQNGFAEPLGIHRFCLLHVRSNFCSHHPGGELKKLMWKAGRTIQVSKHDAYMSRIGEISPTALQYLATIPVDRWTLSHDSGVRYGQTTTNMLEEFNGNIRRAHYLPVTAMMEYLFYKVVTIVEKHRNIVDDGLQEGQQLCARSASVLAKIRRKATGHTVITFHRLRGIMKILRHQYITAKGIVKGGKTQVVNLNDRTCTCGKWATHHLLCSHAMAGCITHGLSWEHFIEHFHKNQTMQDLYRPIIYPLEPTEYWNYDLPVPWQGYGKLVPEESLKKLKKKRGDKGQSVRIRTEIDSPRSVKKCSLCNQEGHTKRSKKCPGCHH, encoded by the coding sequence ATGGACGGGTGGCAACATGCACGTCCTGTGATTTCAATAGATGGGACATTCTTGAAAGGAAGATATAGGGGCAAGCTGCTTATTGCTATGGGTGTTGATTCGAACAGCCACCTATTCCCTCTCTGTTATGGCTTGGTTGATGAGGAGACGTACGGGAACTGGTCTTGGTTTTTGCAGCATCTTCAAAGACATGTCTGTCGGCAACGGACAGGCGTCTGCATCATTTCAGACCGTGCTGCCAGCATTATCTCCGCCCTACGAGACCCTCAAAATGGTTTTGCTGAGCCACTCGGCATCCATAGGTTCTGTCTCCTCCATGTAAGAAGTAACTTTTGTAGTCATCACCCAGGTGGTGAACTAAAAAAATTAATGTGGAAAGCTGGAAGAACCATACAAGTCTCAAAGCACGACGCATATATGTCACGGATTGGTGAAATTTCCCCCACCGCCCTACAATATCTTGCTACAATACCCGTCGATAGGTGGACACTTTCCCACGATAGTGGTGTTCGCTACGGTCAAACAACCACAAACATGCTTGAGGAATTCAATGGCAACATAAGGAGGGCTCATTATCTTCCAGTAACAGCAATGATGGAGTACCTCTTCTACAAAGTGGTCACAATTGTAGAAAAACATCGAAACATAGTGGATGACGGTCTACAAGAGGGGCAACAGTTATGTGCACGTTCCGCCTCTGTGTTAGCAAAAATTCGGAGAAAGGCAACAGGACATACGGTTATTACTTTCCATCGTCTTCGCGGGATTATGAAAATACTAAGACATCAGTACATAACAGCTAAGGGGATAGTAAAGGGAGGTAAAACCCAGGTTGTCAACCTCAATGACCGTACGTGCACCTGTGGAAAATGGGCGACCCATCACCTGTTGTGCTCTCATGCAATGGCAGGTTGTATAACACATGGATTGAGTTGGGAGCATTTCATCGAACATTTCCATAAGAACCAAACAATGCAGGACTTGTACAGGCCAATAATTTATCCATTGGAACCAACTGAATACTGGAACTATGACTTACCCGTACCTTGGCAGGGGTATGGAAAGTTAGTGCCGGAAGAGTCCTTGAAAAAACTAAAGAAAAAACGCGGAGATAAGGGACAATCGGTGCGGATCCGAACGGAGATTGATAGTCCGCGGTCTGTAAAGAAATGTAGTTTATGTAACCAAGAAGGTCACACCAAGCGTAGTAAGAAATGCCCAGGGTGCCACCACTAA